In Pseudorasbora parva isolate DD20220531a chromosome 20, ASM2467924v1, whole genome shotgun sequence, a single window of DNA contains:
- the LOC137049949 gene encoding mucin-2-like gives MICRRAASTDAGQNYEAHEPANTHLDKQHQIDKQSNTELTLQLTLESRKLYLLVPPLYLWSSSNNYTDLNNYNNTNYSSNNYNNDYALPTPQPNSKTTTTSTTAATTTAMTSTAATPGPTEGALPTPPPNSTTTAATTTTMTSTAATPGPTDGALLTPQQNSTTTATPTTAATTTAMTSTAATPGPTEGALPTPQPNSTTTTTPTTAATTTTRMSTAATPGPTEGALLTPPPNSTTTAATTTAATTTAMTSTAATPGPTEGALLTPPPNSTTTATPNTAATTTAMTSTAATPGPTEGALLTPQQNSTTTAATTTTMTSTAATPGPAEGALLTPPPNSTTTAATTTAATTTAMTSTAATPGPTEGALLTPPPNSTTTAATTTTMTSTAATPGPTDGALLTPPPNSTTTAATTTAMNSTAATPGPTEGALPTPQPNSTTTATPTTGATTTAMTSTAATPGPTEGALLTPPPNSTTTAATTTAATTTAATTTAMTSTAATPGPTEGALLTPPPNSTTTATPTTAATTTTMTSTAATPGPTDGALLTPPPNSTTTAATTTAMNSTAATPGPTEGALPTPPPNSTTTAATTTTMTSTAATPGPTEGALPTPQQNSTTTAATTTTMNSTAATPGPAEGALLTPPPNSTTTAMTSTAATPGPTEGALLTPPQNSTTTATPTTAATTTAMTSTAATPGPTEGAPLTPPPNSTTTAATTTAATTTAMNSTAATPGPTDGALLTPPPNSTTTAATTTAMTSTAATPGPTEGALLTPPQNSTTTATPTTAATTTAMTSTAATPGPTEGALPTPPPNSTTTATPTTAATTIAMTSTAATPGPTEGALLTPPPNSTTTATPTTTQTTPTTTAMTSTAATPGPTEGALPTPPPNSTTTAATTTAMTSTAATPGPTEGALLTPPPNSTTTAATTTAATTTILTSTAATPGPTEGALLTPPPNSTTTATPTTAATTTAMTSTAATPGPTEGALLTPPPNSTTTATPTTAATTTAMTSTAATPGPTEGAPLTPPPNSTTTTTPTTAATTTAMTSTAATPGPTDGALLTPPPNSTTTAATTTAMTSTAATPGPTEGALLTPPPNSTTTATPTTAATTTAMTSTAATPGPTEGAPLTPPPNSTTTTTPTTAATTTAMTSTAATPGPTDGALLTPPPNSTTTAATTTAMTSTAATPGPTEGALLTPPPNSTTTAATTTAMTSTAATPGPTEGALPTPPPNSTTTATPTTAATTTAMTSTAATPGPTEGALPTPPPNSTTTATPTTAATTTAMTSTAATPGPTDGALLTPPQNSTTTAATTTAMTSTAATPGPTEGALFTPPPNSTTTATTTTAATTTAMNSTAATPGPTEGALPTPPPNSTTTATPTTAMNSTAATPGPTEGALPTPPPNSTTTATPTTGATTTAMTSTAATPGPTEGALFTPPPNSTTTATPTTAATTTAMTSTAATPGPTEGAPLTPPPNSTTTTTPTTAATTTAMTSTAATPGPTEGALLTPPPNSTTTAATTTAMTSTAATPGPTDGALLTPPQNSTTTAATTTAMTSTAATPGPTEGALPTPPPNSTTTAATTTTMTSTAATPGPTEGALPTPPPNSTTTAATTTAMTSTAATPGPTEGALPPQNSTTTAKTSTRATPGPTDGALPPQNSTTTAKTSTRATPGPTKGSVGFALLTYCLQEDQPDQISPDQPPPGMRVQFCNILCLHSEPFALSSVFLIHGCHHGPSEFFAGSLLDKFTSCVLRERDKHFVLTFSDCSPGVKFSMNVLHINDCCYTPVFMPVSGSSLFMHFSTEGRNQGDAARLESKTLTPTRDCKVQCLQFYYYHSGHQSDQLNIWIREYQNEADSTGTLRLMDQITETPGNYWKLHHVPLNANQSFQVVFEGRKGAGNSSGGFSLDN, from the exons ATGATCTGTCGccgcgctgcctcaacagaTGCAGGACAGAACTACGAGGCTCACGAGCCTGCCAATACTCATTtggacaaacaacaccaaatagacaaacaatcCAACACAGAGCTAACGCTTCAGCTAACGCTGGAGAGCAGAAAGCTATATCTGCTCGTGCCCCCTTTATACCTctgg AGCTCTTCCAACAACTACACCGATCTCAACAACTACAACAACACCAACTACAGCAGCAACAACTACAACAATGACTA TGCTCTTCCCACACCTCAGCCAAACTCAAAAACTACAACAACATCAACTACAGCAGCAACAACTACAGCAATGACTAGCACTGCAGCTACACCAGGACCCACTGAGGG AGCTCTTCCCACACCTCCGCCAAACTCAACAACTACAGCAGCAACAACTACAACAATGACTAGCACTGCAGCTACACCAGGACCCACTGATGG AGCTCTTCTCACACCTCAGCAAAACTCAACAACTACAGCAACACCAACTACAGCAGCAACAACTACAGCAATGACTAGCACTGCAGCTACACCAGGACCCACTGAGGG TGCTCTTCCCACACCTCAGCCAAACTCAACAACTACAACAACACCAACTACAGCAGCAACAACTACAACAAGGATGAGCACTGCAGCTACACCAGGACCCACTGAGGG AGCTCTTCTCACACCTCCGCCAAACTCAACAACTACAGCAGCAACAACTACAGCAGCAACAACTACAGCAATGACTAGCACTGCAGCTACACCAGGACCCACTGAGGG AGCTCTTCTCACACCTCCGCCAAACTCAACAACTACAGCAACACCAAATACAGCAGCAACAACTACAGCAATGACTAGCACTGCAGCTACACCAGGACCCACTGAGGG AGCTCTTCTCACACCTCAGCAAAACTCAACAACTACAGCAGCAACAACTACAACAATGACTAGCACTGCAGCTACACCAGGACCCGCTGAGGG AGCTCTTCTCACACCTCCGCCAAACTCAACAACTACAGCAGCAACAACTACAGCAGCAACAACTACAGCAATGACTAGCACTGCAGCTACACCAGGACCCACTGAGGG AGCTCTTCTCACACCTCCGCCAAACTCAACAACTACAGCAGCAACAACTACAACAATGACTAGCACTGCAGCTACACCAGGACCCACTGATGG AGCTCTTCTCACACCTCCGCCAAACTCAACAACTACAGCAGCAACAACTACAGCAATGAATAGCACTGCAGCTACACCAGGACCCACTGAGGG TGCTCTTCCCACACCTCAGCCAAACTCAACAACTACAGCAACACCAACTACAGGAGCAACAACTACAGCAATGACTAGCACTGCAGCTACACCAGGACCCACTGAGGG AGCTCTTCTCACACCTCCGCCAAACTCAACAACTACAGCAGCAACAACTACAGCAGCAACAACTACAGCAGCAACAACTACAGCAATGACTAGCACTGCAGCTACACCAGGACCCACTGAGGG AGCTCTTCTCACACCTCCGCCAAACTCAACAACTACAGCAACACCAACTACAGCAGCAACAACTACAACAATGACTAGCACTGCAGCTACACCAGGACCCACTGATGG AGCTCTTCTCACACCTCCGCCAAACTCAACAACTACAGCAGCAACAACTACAGCAATGAATAGCACTGCAGCTACACCAGGACCCACTGAGGG AGCTCTTCCCACACCTCCGCCAAACTCAACAACTACAGCAGCAACAACTACAACAATGACTAGCACTGCAGCTACACCAGGACCCACTGAGGG AGCTCTTCCCACACCTCAGCAAAACTCAACAACTACAGCAGCAACAACTACAACAATGAATAGCACTGCAGCTACACCAGGACCCGCTGAGGG AGCTCTTCTCACACCTCCGCCAAACTCAACAACTACAGCAATGACTAGCACTGCAGCTACACCAGGACCCACTGAGGG AGCTCTTCTCACACCTCCGCAAAACTCAACAACTACAGCAACACCAACTACAGCAGCAACAACTACAGCAATGACTAGCACTGCAGCTACACCAGGACCCACTGAGGG AGCTCCTCTCACACCTCCGCCAAACTCAACAACTACAGCAGCAACAACTACAGCAGCAACAACTACAGCAATGAATAGCACTGCAGCTACACCAGGACCCACTGATGG AGCTCTTCTCACACCTCCGCCAAACTCAACAACTACAGCAGCAACAACTACAGCAATGACTAGCACTGCAGCTACACCAGGACCCACTGAGGG AGCTCTTCTCACACCTCCGCAAAACTCAACAACTACAGCAACACCAACTACAGCAGCAACAACTACAGCAATGACTAGCACTGCAGCTACACCAGGACCCACTGAGGG AGCTCTTCCCACACCTCCGCCAAACTCAACAACTACAGCAACACCAACTACAGCAGCAACAACTATAGCAATGACTAGCACTGCAGCTACACCAGGACCCACTGAGGG AGCTCTTCTCACACCTCCGCCAAACTCAACAACTACAGCAACACCAACTACAACACAGACTACACCAACAACTACAGCAATGACTAGCACTGCAGCTACACCAGGACCCACTGAGGG AGCTCTTCCCACACCTCCGCCAAACTCAACAACTACAGCAGCAACAACTACAGCAATGACTAGCACTGCAGCTACACCAGGACCCACTGAGGG TGCTCTTCTCACACCTCCGCCAAACTCAACAACTACAGCAGCAACAACTACAGCAGCAACAACTACAATACTGACTAGCACTGCAGCTACACCAGGACCCACTGAGGG AGCTCTTCTCACACCTCCGCCAAACTCAACAACTACAGCAACACCAACTACAGCAGCAACAACTACAGCAATGACTAGCACTGCAGCTACACCAGGACCCACTGAGGG AGCTCTTCTCACACCTCCGCCAAACTCAACAACTACAGCAACACCAACTACAGCAGCAACAACTACAGCAATGACTAGCACTGCAGCTACACCAGGACCCACTGAGGG AGCTCCTCTCACACCTCCGCCAAACTCAACAACTACAACAACACCAACTACAGCAGCAACAACTACAGCAATGACTAGCACTGCAGCTACACCAGGACCCACTGATGG AGCTCTTCTCACACCTCCGCCAAACTCAACAACTACAGCAGCAACAACTACAGCAATGACTAGCACTGCAGCTACACCAGGACCCACTGAGGG AGCTCTTCTCACACCTCCGCCAAACTCAACAACTACAGCAACACCAACTACAGCAGCAACAACTACAGCAATGACTAGCACTGCAGCTACACCAGGACCCACTGAGGG AGCTCCTCTCACACCTCCGCCAAACTCAACAACTACAACAACACCAACTACAGCAGCAACAACTACAGCAATGACTAGCACTGCAGCTACACCAGGACCCACTGATGG AGCTCTTCTCACACCTCCGCCAAACTCAACAACTACAGCAGCAACAACTACAGCAATGACTAGCACTGCAGCTACACCAGGACCCACTGAGGG AGCTCTTCTCACACCTCCGCCAAACTCAACAACTACAGCAGCAACAACTACAGCAATGACTAGCACTGCAGCTACACCAGGACCCACTGAGGG AGCTCTTCCCACACCTCCGCCAAACTCAACAACTACAGCAACACCAACTACAGCAGCAACAACTACAGCAATGACTAGCACTGCAGCTACACCAGGACCCACTGAGGG AGCTCTTCCCACACCTCCGCCAAACTCAACAACTACAGCAACACCAACTACAGCAGCAACAACTACAGCAATGACTAGCACTGCAGCTACACCAGGACCCACTGATGG AGCTCTTCTCACACCTCCGCAAAACTCAACAACTACAGCAGCAACAACTACAGCAATGACTAGCACTGCAGCTACACCAGGACCCACTGAGGG TGCTCTTTTCACACCTCCGCCAAACTCAACAACTACAGCAACAACAACTACAGCAGCAACAACTACAGCAATGAATAGCACTGCAGCTACACCAGGACCCACTGAGGG AGCTCTTCCCACACCTCCGCCAAACTCAACAACTACAGCAACACCAACTACAGCAATGAATAGCACTGCAGCTACACCAGGACCCACTGAGGG AGCTCTTCCCACACCTCCGCCAAACTCAACAACTACAGCAACACCAACTACAGGAGCAACAACTACAGCAATGACTAGCACTGCAGCTACACCAGGACCCACTGAGGG TGCTCTTTTCACACCTCCGCCAAACTCAACAACTACAGCAACACCAACTACAGCAGCAACAACTACAGCAATGACTAGCACTGCAGCTACACCAGGACCCACTGAGGG AGCTCCTCTCACACCTCCGCCAAACTCAACAACTACAACAACACCAACTACAGCAGCAACAACTACAGCAATGACTAGCACTGCAGCTACACCAGGACCCACTGAGGG AGCTCTTCTCACACCTCCGCCAAACTCAACAACTACAGCAGCAACGACTACAGCAATGACTAGCACTGCAGCTACACCAGGACCCACTGATGG AGCTCTTCTCACACCTCCGCAAAACTCAACAACTACAGCAGCAACAACTACAGCAATGACTAGCACTGCAGCTACACCAGGACCCACTGAGGG AGCTCTTCCCACACCTCCGCCAAACTCAACAACTACAGCAGCAACAACTACAACAATGACTAGCACTGCAGCTACACCAGGACCCACTGAGGG AGCTCTTCCCACACCTCCGCCAAACTCAACAACTACAGCAGCAACAACTACAGCAATGACTAGCACTGCAGCTACACCAGGACCCACTGAGGG AGCTCTTCCTCCGCAGAACTCAACAACTACAGCAAAGACTAGCACGAGGGCTACACCAGGACCCACTGATGG AGCTCTTCCTCCGCAGAACTCAACAACTACAGCAAAGACTAGCACGAGGGCTACACCAGGACCCACTAAGGG TTCGGTTGGATTTGCGCTGCTCACTTATTGTCTGCAGGAGGATCAGCCAGATCAAATATCGCCAGATCAGCCTCCGCCGGGCATGAGAGTTCAATTCTGCAACATTCTGTGTCTGCATTCGGAGCCGTTCGCGCTCTCGTCCGTCTTCCTGATCCACGGCTGCCACCACGGACCTTCCGAGTTTTTCGCGG GATCCCTGCTGGACAAGTTCACATCCTGTGTCCTTAGAGAGAGGGACAAGCATTTTGTTCTAACCTTCAGTGACTGTTCTCCAGGTGTGAAGTTTTCAATGAACGTTTTGCATATCAATGATTG CTGCTACACACCTGTTTTCATGCCCGTTTCAGGCTCGTCTTTGTTCATGCACTTCAGCACTGAGGGCAGAAACCAGGGGGACGCAGCCAGATTGGAGAGCAAGACACTGACCCCTACAAGAGACTGCAAAGTCCAGTGCCTGCAGTTCTACTACTATCACAGCGGGCATCAGTCTGACCAGCTCAACATCTGGATCCGAGAGTACCAGAATGAAGCAGACAGCACAGGAACTCTCAGACTTATGGATCAGATCACAG AAACCCCTGGGAATTACTGGAAGCTGCATCATGTGCCACTGAACGCCAATCAATCTTTCCAAGTTGTGTTTGAAGGCCGTAAAGGAGCAGGAAACTCCAGTGGAGGCTTCTCACTagataattaa